The Triticum urartu cultivar G1812 chromosome 6, Tu2.1, whole genome shotgun sequence genome includes the window atgatctccatcgtcacgggcttgacaccttgatatccatcgtagcgtcgttgtcgtctcgccaactattgctcctacaactatcactaacgcatagtgataaagtaaagcaattacatggcgattgcatttcatacaataaagcgaaaaccatatggctcctgccagttgccgataacttttacaaaatatgatcatctcatacaacaacgtatatctcatcatgtcttgaccatatcacatcacaacatgccctacaaaaacaagttagacgtcctctactttgttgttgcaagttttacgtgactgctacgggcttctggtaagaaccgttcttacctacgcatcaaaaccacaatgattttttgtcaagtgtgttgttttaaccttcaacaaggaccggccgtagtaaaattcgattcaactaaagttggagaaacagacacccgccagccacctttatgcaaaacaagttgcatgtctgtcggtggaaccggtctcatgaacgtggtcatgtaaggttggtccgggccgcttcatccaacaataccgccgaatcaaaatatgatgttggtggtaagcagtatgactatgatcgtccacaactctttgtgttctactcgtgtatatcatctacgcatagacctagcccggatgccactgttggggaacgtagcatggaatttcaaaaatttcctatgatcacgcaagatctatcggagatgcatagcaacgagagggggagagtgtccacgtaccctcgtagaccgaaagcagaagcattagcttaacgcggttgatgtagtcgaacgtcttcacgatccaaccgatcaagcaccgaacgtacggcacctcgagttctgcacacgttcagctcgatgacatccctcaaattcttgatccagcaaagtgttgagagAGAGTTTCAAGACcacgacagcatggtgacggtgatggtgatgtgatccgcgcagggcttcgcctaaccactacgacaatatgaccggaggcgtaaactgtggagggggcgccacacacagctaacaatgtttgttgtgtgttctagcggtgccccccccacatatatatagataggttggaggggaggagaggtaGCCAAGGGCGTGCCCCAAGTAGGAgaaatcctacttggggtcctcccaattcggcctcccccctttcctattcctattcggagtaggaagggaagagggggaagggggaatcatattcccttttttctttccttcttcccctttcTTTCTCCAATTTGGCCAACTCATagggggggcacaccagccccttagtggcttgtgtgtttcccctcttggcccattaggcccatatagtttgccaggggttgcccggaaccccttccggtgatccAATACAtacccggtacccccagaacacttccggtgtttGAATattatcgtcctatatatgaatctttacctctcgaccatttagagactcctcgtcatgtctgtggtctcatccgggactccaaacaacattcggtcaccaaatcacataactcatataatacgaaatcgtcatcaaacgttaagcgtgcagaccctacgggttcgagaactatgtagaaatgaccgagacacttctccggtcaataaccaacagcagaacctggatgctcatattggttcctacatattctacgaagatctttatcggtcaaaccgtaatgacaacatacgttattccctttgtcatcgatatgttacttgcccgagattcggtcgtcggtatcttcatacctagttcaatctcattactggcaagtctctttactcgttccgtaatgcatcatcctgtaagtaactcattaatcacattgcttgcaaggcttatcatgatgtgcattaccgagagggcccagagatacctctccgatactcggagtgacaatcctaatcttgatctatgccaacccaacaaacaccttcggagatacctatagagcatctttataatcacccagttatgttgtgacgtttgatagcacacaaggaattcttccggtattcgggagttgcataatctcatagtcaaagaaatatgtatttgacataaagaaagcaatagcaataaaacataacggtcattatgctaagctaacggatgggtcttgtccatcacatcattctcctaataatgtgatcctgttcatcaaattacaacacatgtctatggttaggaaacttaaccatatttgattaacaagctagtctagtagaggcttactagggacaccgTGTTTTGTTTATGGAtccacatgtatcaagtttccggttaatacaattctagtatgaataataaactttatcatgatataaggaaatataaaataacaactttattattgcctctagggtatatttccttcaagaaCCGCGCCATCTGGAGGATGGCCGACTACATCGACTCCTCGTCCTCTTCCAACGTCACCGACGGCTCTAATGACCTCCTGGCGCCGAATCCTACACAGCCGGCTACAACTGTGCCAATGACCGTGAGGGCAAAGGCCGGCAAGAAAGTGGTGAAGAAGCTCGACCCTCTCCATCTTTATTTTGGTTTTTTAGTAATTTTAGTTTAGAACTATGTTTCTGGACTGAAGTGTGGTGCTTTTTTGTCTAATGTTCGGATTATGTGGATTTGTATGTCCGTTTGTTTATTTCATTGATCACCTATCATAATAGCTTTCACGTTGTTTGCCTAGTACTTCCTCctttccataatgtagtgcatccACACTTTTCGAGATTTAAActtaaccataaatttaaccaGCATGGGtgattgcggcgggagcaaaaattataccATTGAAAACTTCTTCTGAATACGAATTCATACCATTGAAAATTTCTTTTGAATACGAATCTGtaccattgaaaacttcttttGAATATGAATTCAATGGTATAATTTTTGCTCTCGCCGCAGTCATCCATGTTAGTTAAATTTATTATTAAATTTAAATCTCAAAAAGCACGAGTGCACTATATTATGAAATGAAGGGAGCATAAATTAGTGTTTTCAGATATGAGATAAACGACTGTGGACCGAGTTGAAGATTAACCAGTCACCATGTACGGACGCGTCCGCGGCAGATTTATATGGTGTCGTGTTTGGTATGTATGGCTGGAGATGCTGTTATATGCCTGAGATACTGGACGGTACGATGGCTACTCCATGGCTTGCTGTGGCCCATTGGTGATCGATCGGTCGATCGTATCCAAACACGCACGCTCGATCAGGTCCATCTGCTTTCTTTCTTATCCTTTGGGATGGGGCGGTCAATAGCGGTCCTTTCTCCATTCCTCTCTACATATTTGAGACAAAAGTTATCTGAGACAAAAGTGAATCCTGATCATCATCATTCTGAAAAGAAGAATCGACAGCCATGATCAAACTGATACCTGAACGGATAGACGAAGACACAGCCCAATTCGCTGTGGTATGCCTGGAGCTGCGGCCACAAGGAATCCAGATCCAGGCTGCTGCTTGGCCTGGACTCGAAAAAAGATAGACCCACGCTGGTCTACATAATTAAGCGTTCCCTTAAGCGTATTATACAACGAACTGACAGCAGAAAGATAGACAGCTATTTGGCCTGAACACGAACAAGCGCCATTATCGTCTCCCGTCAAAACCTGCTCACGTACAGTACATGCACAGTCAGCCGCCAGCAGTGCAATGATCATGCTGCCTGTCAGCAAAATCAATTCCTTAATCATACAGTGCCAGAGTCCATGCAGCTGCGAGTAAGCAAAACCTCGTGCCGGCGAATCCGCGGGCCGTTCGCGGCGCAAATGGCACGCCGCTCGCAACCGCTTCGCACGACCGGCAGCAGCAAGATCTCCCGCTCCCCGTCACCCGCAGGACAGAGCGCCCGATGTGTCCCGGCCAGCTTCGTCCCCCGGTGTCCGCGCTGTCGCTTCGATCCCTTCCGACTCCACCCGGCGCACTTCATCATTCACTAAAGCAAAAGGCGCAGATAAATGTGATCTTTTTGGATAAAAAAGCACGGGATGAAATGAATCTCATGTGACTAGTAACGCACTACTATGCCGATCGCCGTCAGAAACAACCGTGAAGCAGCCTGAAGCTGAATGTTTCTCCAACGCCACCACCGGATAATAATAGTAAAAGATCCACAGCCTGTTGATCGGACCGTGTCATGTTTACCACGACTCCAAGTGGACAGTGCCAACGAGCAACCTCTTCGCTGATCTGCTGCGAGACGAGGGAGAAAAGTAGTAAGCGTGTCAGTTTTTTTTTTAAGAATTAGGAAGCGTGTCAGCTTGGTAACAAAAGATCTACTCTGGCGAACGTTGGGCCCCGCGGATTCCGGCCCACGTCAGCCGGCCGCGCCCACCGTTGACTCCCCCACCCCGCCCACGGCCTGCCCGCGGCGGGCGGCCCCCCGATAAAAGGCCCGCACGCCATCCGCTGCCACGACACGGCGCAACTGCACGACAGGCCGAAGAGACCAGACCCAACCACATCGGCTCGGCGGCCGGCGCAGGGGTTTCCTTCCCTCCTTCCATCCACGATCCACGGccgcggcgaggcgaggcgaggcgatgGACGCCGACCACGGCGGCGGTGTAGACGAGGCGGAGGCGGCCTTCTTCGCGCGCCGGGGCAGCCGGTGCTGCTGCTTCCCCTGCTGGCCCTCCTCCGCGCCCTCCTCGTCCTCCGCGCTCTCCCACCAGCgcgccggcggcggggcggcggcggcgacgctgGGCGGGGAGGAGGAGCACTGGTGGCAGGGCGCGGTGGACGCGCTGCTCAAGGTGCGGGAGTGGTCGGAGCTGGCGGCGGGCCCGCGCTGGAAGACCTTCATCCGGCGCTTCGGCCGCGGCCCCCGCCCGCACCACCACGCCTTCGGCGGCGCCCGCAAGCTCAACTACGACGCGCTCAGCTATGCGCTCAACTTCGACGAGGGCCACGGCGCCACCCCCGACGCCGGCGGCGACCACGCCGGCGGCTACCGCGACTTCTCCTCCCGCTtcgccgccccgcccgcctcCGCCAAGTCCTCCATGGACCTCGGCGGCCGCGACGCGCCGCCGCTCTTccccccgccgcccgccgacGGCGCCCCGCGGGCCTGACCTCCCCTCCGCCCCCCGTCCCCCCGGATCACACAACACCACAGGGAAAGTAAAGGTATCGGTCGATGGATGATGGTGGTCAAACTTCAAACTTTCAAAGCGTGGCAAAAAGACGGTGGCCTTTTCTCGGATGGTTCGGCTGCGATGGGGATCGTTTCTTTCTTCCAGTTCTTTCTCTCCTCTCCTGCTCCCATGATTGATTGATATTTCGTCGCTGTACAAAGAAAAACGAAGAAGAAGAGAATCCATTGTTACATTCGTTGTCATACTTATTCATCCGTCTTATCAAAGTTTTGTCCCCGATTACGGCTGAGAAATTCTTCACTCGCGTCAGCAATTTCGCCATTGTTTTGCTTTGCATAAACAAAAGTTGAGTGTCCGGCCGGAAACTTGCGCGATTGGTAAGAAGAAGAGGAATTCTGAGCCGAATTCTAAACGCTTGGCGTGCTCCAGCTGGGACTGATTGCGACCCAAGAAACGACGGGTGACCTTCGGCTGGAGGCGTTCGAGAGCCAGGATAGAGATGCTTGTCGCGACCGTGCACGTCTTGCACGAGACGGCGGTGTTCTTGGCCTCTTGGGACGCATGTCCCCACTTTTCTCAAGCCTTCCACGGCTCGGTACATGTGAACGATTATCAATCGCTGTTACTCCTCGCTGTGAATTGGATGGTGGAGGGAATTGATGTGAATTCATCGCGGGAGCCGTGATCTCGAGAGAATCACGGACCGCGGTATCGAATTCCAGACGGACAGCCTTGCTTGATGTTAACCTCCAACCATCCATGGCCGGACCAGAATAGAATGCTCCTGGGTTGTCGTGTGGATACAGGTCGCACTGGGAGCACAAAGTACTCCTACAAACTTTGAATGGTTTGTGCAATGAAGCCATCATCAGCCCATAGTGGATTCCTCCCTGGAGTATGTAGACCATCTTTGACAAATATGAAAACCATACGCCATGCTCATCAATCATGGTCAGGTGCATGAATATATGTAGCATCATCTTAACTTTGTCACGACCCACGGCTGTGACGAGCTCATGCAGTGCTCCGTCCATTTCAATCATGCAGAGGAATAATAATCCTAGTCTCAGGGCTTTGTTGGGTATTGCAATGCTGATCTGTGCCGAGTGCTCTGCCATCAGATTTTGTAAGGGGCGAACCTGGCTTTCCAACAGAAAGTATATGTTATAAGCTGTATCATACCATCAGATATGACAACTAACAGCAGCAACTGAAAACTATGGTGTAAACAAACAAACAATGATGATGCACTGCCGTATCAGCATCTGGTTGATGGATGATTGCAGCAGCTGTGTGGGCATCTGGTAGTATGTTCATCCCTAGTAGTTGAACACTAATCATTTCCACACAAATACATAATTTAGTAGACCAGTAGCATTAGCAGTAGTAGCTCACATCTCAAAAGCAAACTGCTGGAATTATTGTCGGCGTCTCCGGTTGTTTAATCATCAGTATGGGTGTGTGTGTGGAGGGCTGTCAGTTGTCACCTCTTCTTGCTGTCTGATTAAGTATGCTGGCTATCATGATATGATAATCAGATAACGTACATAACTTGCACTGTTCCACACCACTTACAGCTTTCTGTCAGATAACAACATTATAAAATCTCGAGTGCAGCCAGAAACCTGGCAATCTCGAGTAAGCAGAAGGTGGCGGGATTTCGATTTGGATGCCGAATACTTGCGGACACGATGGGCTGAACAGGGTGCAAGGGTGCAGGGATCGAACGGAACTGCAGAAATTGCACTGAAATTTCAGTGGACATAAGCCGATGCAGAGCATGAATTGGAACAACGGCTCGAGAGACTGGCGCTGAAAGAAATTAACGGTGAGAGCATTCTGGCAACAGTTTAATTAACCATGTGTGCGTGCAGGCAAACACCCTGATCGGATCCCTGACAAGGCAGCAAACAGGACTGCAATGTGGCATGACTCATGTGTCATGCCCCAGATGCCATCGACAGATGCAGTTTATTCGACGTTGATCTTGGCTGGTGAATGCATTTTCTATAAAATTTTACTATCCAAATAGGGCTACAACATAACATGAAAGAAAGGGAGGTCGTTGGTACGTGAGATAGGTCTATTTGACCCCTAAACTATGTCTTTTTGGACACTTCTCTCTTTATTTCATTTTTTGGTCTATTGTAGCTTGTCCGTGTCCGGTAATCCACATCTGAGTCCAGGCTCAAATATCCCGTGAGCAGTAAATTCTGGAAATAGCAACACAAATTAGAAAAAAACTATTTTTTTAATTCAAGATGGTCGAGTTTTCTAGGAGCGTGTAAATTTTCATGCTCAAATGCAAGGATTGAAAAGGCGGTAGGCGTAAGtgaggcggttggccttcgcctaaTGCCTAGGCGGTGCCTAAGCGCACTAGGCACGGCCTAGGCGGTAATATTGTTTTTACTCCTGGTATATATGTGATTATTATATGGGTGTTGATATTAGTTTAGGACATATAAATAAGTGAATTACTGCCATTGGAATATAACCTGTTTGATATGTCAGTGTAGTATGTGGCATGATTTCTTGCTTGGGTAGGCAATTCCTTACTTACCCTGCCTAGACCTCCATTTATACCCTAGACGAGGCGTTTGGCAATTGCCTAGTGCCTAGGCGTGCCTAAGCGTCTCCTAGGCATTGCCTTTTTCAACAGAGCTCAAATGATATTTCGAGAAGCTCATACAAAAAAAGTAGGGCCTAAGCAACGCAACTTTTCAAAGTTTCTCCCAGAGAcattttttctcttttctttttgccACGAGCTCCTCACCCATCTGAGGTAAAGAAAATGTTTTTTAATGAATTTACTGTTCACGCATGGGTGTGCGTGCATTGATGTTGTCTTGTGCATCTCAACTCTGCTAGGTCGGGTGGGTGCCCATTGTGTTTGTATCCTCCTAATGCTTTACTTTGAGCCAATAAAATCCATACTTTGTCGATAAAAGAAACTTCGGGGCTTAGGGTTGACCGCCGTCACTAGGTGGCGCCCAAAAATCAAGCTACCTATTTAAGAAAAGTATACCAAGGGTTGCAATCCTACAAAATTCATTAGAAACCCCTTTACATCAAAATCAAATAAGCAAAGAATCAAACCATCGCAAATACCCTAGCCGGCAGCAAGTCTCCTCCACGCCGCCgcctgccctccctcccctcttATTTCCCGTCCAACAGTTCATTGGCCGCTAGAGGAGTAGGGACTTCTCCCTTCCATTTTTTAAGGTCGAATGTGTTCTTGTTTTTCTTAGATTTTCTGTTAGCTTGGTGTGTCAACAACGGGGTGGCGGCGATGTGCATTGGGATAAAGTCTCTTCTGTCCCTTCCTACCTCAACGACATCTTACTCAGTTCCAAGCGAAGGGCCTATGAGTGTAGGTGTCATCAGATTTGTTGACTCTTTTCAGATATTACCAACTGGCGTGTCAATCAATGAAAACCGTTGGCTGAATTTTGGTGTGACGACTTCGACATGTTCTTTCGAGTTATTTTGCGGCATGGCTTGATTTCTCTACCCATCTGGACTGATGGTGAAGAACTGCAAGCATGCATTGCGTGAAATAATGCCTCAACTAATGTTTCTTCGGTGGCTACTAGATCTTATTTTCCAGTGATGATTGGCTATTGCCTCCTTCAAAGCGTGTTATGGGCAAAGCGTTTGTAGTGTCCATTTCCCTTACTATTGGTCCACTATGTTTTTCAAACTCCAGCAGGCTGCGTGCAATCGAATGAAAAATACAACCAATATGATCTTTTATGTAAGTTTATTTTTTTACTGATTGTTTTTGTCTTGATGCCTTTACATAGTACCGTTAACTTTGTTTTATTTAATGATATCTGTTTTTTAAATGCCACTCAAAAGCCCAAGGGCGTTTGATATTTGATATTTATCAAGAAAAATAGTAGACAATACAAATGAACGAGACACAATACAATATGTAAAAATAATAAAATTACATAGAAAATCATACTAGTCATCTTCTTCCTTCACTTGTTCGTCGTCCGTCGAAACTTTAAAAATACACTAAACATGCAATGagcgacatggacacatgcaaaCTCCATTGTCATACAAGACTTTGAAGATCATAATAGCCACTCGCTGC containing:
- the LOC125514617 gene encoding uncharacterized protein LOC125514617, with translation MDADHGGGVDEAEAAFFARRGSRCCCFPCWPSSAPSSSSALSHQRAGGGAAAATLGGEEEHWWQGAVDALLKVREWSELAAGPRWKTFIRRFGRGPRPHHHAFGGARKLNYDALSYALNFDEGHGATPDAGGDHAGGYRDFSSRFAAPPASAKSSMDLGGRDAPPLFPPPPADGAPRA